A region from the Takifugu rubripes chromosome 22, fTakRub1.2, whole genome shotgun sequence genome encodes:
- the fubp1 gene encoding far upstream element-binding protein 1 isoform X10 — translation MADYSSVAPPSSSAGGGMNDAFKDALQRARQIAAKIGGDGVAAPSSNEFGYGGQKRPLEDADQPETKKVATSDAFSAIGGMGGPPRSVSEEFKVPDGMVGFIIGRGGEQISRLQQESGCKIQIAPDSGGMPDRSVTLTGLPESIQTAKRLLTEIVEKGRPAPAFNPNDGPGMTVQEIMIPASKAGLVIGKGGETIKSLQERAGVKMVMIQDGPQNTGADKPLRISGEPFKVQQAKEMVMDLIRDQGFREQRGEYGSRVGGDSLDVPVPRFAVGIVIGRNGEMIKKIQNDTGVRIQFKPDDGSTPDRIAQIMGPPNQAQHAADIITDLLRSVQAGGPPGGGRGRGRGQGNWNMGPPGGLQEFTFTVPTVKTGLIIGKGGETIKGISQQSGARIELQRNPPPNSDPSIKMFTVRGSPQQIDYARQLVEEKIGGPVTPMGGPHGPPGPHGGPGPHGPPGPPGAPMGPYNPGPYNQGPPGPHGPPAPYQPQGWGNGYPHWQQGQPDPNKAAADANAAAWAAYYAQYGQQPQAPMTPTSGAPGTTQSNGQGQQSQQPQDYTKAWEEYYKKQGQAASQAPAAAAPPASQPGGQPDYSAAWAEYYRQQAAYYGTPNPQSMGAAPQAPQVHSL, via the exons ATGGCTGACTACAGCAGCGTGGCTCCTCCGTCCTCTAGTGCCGGCGGCGGTATGAACGATGCTTTTAAAGACGCTCTACAGCGAGCACGACAG aTTGCAGCGAAAATAGGCGGTGATGGCGTTGCGGCACCCTCATCCAACGAATTTGGCTATGGAGGCCAGAAAAGGCCCTTGGAGGACGCTG aCCAACCAGAGACCAAGAAAGTGGCAACAAGTGATG CCTTTTCAGCTATAGGAGGAATGGGTGGCCCGCCAAG GTCGGTGTCTGAGGAGTTCAAGGTTCCAGACGGAATGGTTGGATTCA TTATTGGAAGAGGGGGTGAACAAATATCACGATTACAACAGGAATCTGGCTGTAAAATACAAATTGCACCTG ATAGTGGAGGCATGCCGGATAGGTCTGTTACATTAACAGGATTACCTGAATCGATCCA GACTGCAAAGAGGCTTTTGACAGAAATAGTTGAAAAGGGGCGTCCAGCTCCTGCATTTAACCCCAATGATGGCCCGGGAATGACTGTACAGGAGATTATGATCCCTGCCTCTAAAGCCGGACTTGTCATTGGAAAGGGTGGTGAAACTATCAAAAGCCTTCAG GAAAGAGCTGGAGTAAAGATGGTCATGATCCAAGATGGGCCCCAAAACACAGGTGCAGACAAACCTCTCCGAATTTCGGGTGAACCCTTTAAAGTTCAG caaGCCAAGGAGATGGTGATGGATCTCATCAGAGATCAAGGTTTCAGGGAGCAGAGGGGGGAGTATGGTTCAAGAGTTGGAGGAGACAGCCTTGAT GTTCCAGTTCCCCGGTTTGCAGTAGGAATTGTGATTGGTAGAAATGGAGAAATGATCAAGAAGATTCAAAATGACACAGGAGTGAGGATCCAGTTTAAACCAG ATGATGGCAGCACACCAGACAGGATAGCGCAAATCATGGGACCTCCTAATCAGGCTCAGCATGCAGCAGACATCATAACTGATCTGCTAAGAAGTGTACAGGCAGGAGGGcctcctggaggaggcagaggtcgTGGTCGTGGGCAGGGGAACTGGAACATGGGTCCGCCTGGTGGCCTGCAGGAGTTTACATTCACTGTTCCCACTGTGAAGACGGGCCTCATTATAGGAAAAG GTGGTGAGACAATCAAGGGCATCAGTCAGCAGTCTGGAGCAAGGATTGAGTTGCAGAGGAATCCACCACCTAACTCTGATCCCAGTATCAAGATGTTCACAGTTCGTGGCTCTCCTCAGCAGATTGACTATGCCAGACAGCTAGTAGAGGAGAAGATCGGG GGACCAGTTACTCCAATGGGTGGTCCACATGGCCCCCCTGGACCGCATGGAGGTCCAGGCCCACATGGACCTCCTGGTCCACCAGGGGCACCAATGGGCCCCTACAACCCAGGGCCATACAACCAGGGACCTCCAGGGCCTCA TGGCCCGCCTGCTCCTTACCAGCCTCAGGGATGGGGCAATGGTTACCCACACTGGCAACAGGGACAGCCTGATCCAA ataaagcagcagctgatgcCAATGCAGCAGCATGGGCAGCCTACTATGCCCAGTATGGTCAACAACCACAGGCTCCAATGACCCCAACAAGTGGAGCTCCTGGCACAACTCAAAGCAATGGCCAAG GTCAACAGAGTCAGCAACCTCAGGACTACACCAAAGCCTGGGAGGAGTATTACAAGAAACAAG GTCAAGCGGCATCtcaggctccagcagctgcagcacctccAGCCTCTCAGCCTGGAGGACAGCCAGACTACAGCGCTGCCTGGGCAGAGTACTACCGCCAGCAAGCAGCATACTATGGCACACCCAACCCTCAATCCATGGGTGCAGCACCACAAGCCCCCCAGGTACACTCCCTATAA
- the fubp1 gene encoding far upstream element-binding protein 1 isoform X3 — MADYSSVAPPSSSAGGGMNDAFKDALQRARQIAAKIGGDGVAAPSSNEFGYGGQKRPLEDADQPETKKVATSDAFSAIGGMGGPPRSVSEEFKVPDGMVGFIIGRGGEQISRLQQESGCKIQIAPDSGGMPDRSVTLTGLPESIQTAKRLLTEIVEKGRPAPAFNPNDGPGMTVQEIMIPASKAGLVIGKGGETIKSLQERAGVKMVMIQDGPQNTGADKPLRISGEPFKVQQAKEMVMDLIRDQGFREQRGEYGSRVGGDSLDVPVPRFAVGIVIGRNGEMIKKIQNDTGVRIQFKPDDGSTPDRIAQIMGPPNQAQHAADIITDLLRSVQAGGPPGGGRGRGRGQGNWNMGPPGGLQEFTFTVPTVKTGLIIGKGGETIKGISQQSGARIELQRNPPPNSDPSIKMFTVRGSPQQIDYARQLVEEKIGGPVTPMGGPHGPPGPHGGPGPHGPPGPPGAPMGPYNPGPYNQGPPGPHGPPAPYQPQGWGNGYPHWQQGQPDPNKAAADANAAAWAAYYAQYGQQPQAPMTPTSGAPGTTQSNGQGDPQAAGQSGQADYSKAWEEYYKKMGQQSQQPQDYTKAWEEYYKKQGGPNEVAECIPTTLDQLMHPGSVTGQAASQAPAAAAPPASQPGGQPDYSAAWAEYYRQQAAYYGTPNPQSMGAAPQAPQVHSL, encoded by the exons ATGGCTGACTACAGCAGCGTGGCTCCTCCGTCCTCTAGTGCCGGCGGCGGTATGAACGATGCTTTTAAAGACGCTCTACAGCGAGCACGACAG aTTGCAGCGAAAATAGGCGGTGATGGCGTTGCGGCACCCTCATCCAACGAATTTGGCTATGGAGGCCAGAAAAGGCCCTTGGAGGACGCTG aCCAACCAGAGACCAAGAAAGTGGCAACAAGTGATG CCTTTTCAGCTATAGGAGGAATGGGTGGCCCGCCAAG GTCGGTGTCTGAGGAGTTCAAGGTTCCAGACGGAATGGTTGGATTCA TTATTGGAAGAGGGGGTGAACAAATATCACGATTACAACAGGAATCTGGCTGTAAAATACAAATTGCACCTG ATAGTGGAGGCATGCCGGATAGGTCTGTTACATTAACAGGATTACCTGAATCGATCCA GACTGCAAAGAGGCTTTTGACAGAAATAGTTGAAAAGGGGCGTCCAGCTCCTGCATTTAACCCCAATGATGGCCCGGGAATGACTGTACAGGAGATTATGATCCCTGCCTCTAAAGCCGGACTTGTCATTGGAAAGGGTGGTGAAACTATCAAAAGCCTTCAG GAAAGAGCTGGAGTAAAGATGGTCATGATCCAAGATGGGCCCCAAAACACAGGTGCAGACAAACCTCTCCGAATTTCGGGTGAACCCTTTAAAGTTCAG caaGCCAAGGAGATGGTGATGGATCTCATCAGAGATCAAGGTTTCAGGGAGCAGAGGGGGGAGTATGGTTCAAGAGTTGGAGGAGACAGCCTTGAT GTTCCAGTTCCCCGGTTTGCAGTAGGAATTGTGATTGGTAGAAATGGAGAAATGATCAAGAAGATTCAAAATGACACAGGAGTGAGGATCCAGTTTAAACCAG ATGATGGCAGCACACCAGACAGGATAGCGCAAATCATGGGACCTCCTAATCAGGCTCAGCATGCAGCAGACATCATAACTGATCTGCTAAGAAGTGTACAGGCAGGAGGGcctcctggaggaggcagaggtcgTGGTCGTGGGCAGGGGAACTGGAACATGGGTCCGCCTGGTGGCCTGCAGGAGTTTACATTCACTGTTCCCACTGTGAAGACGGGCCTCATTATAGGAAAAG GTGGTGAGACAATCAAGGGCATCAGTCAGCAGTCTGGAGCAAGGATTGAGTTGCAGAGGAATCCACCACCTAACTCTGATCCCAGTATCAAGATGTTCACAGTTCGTGGCTCTCCTCAGCAGATTGACTATGCCAGACAGCTAGTAGAGGAGAAGATCGGG GGACCAGTTACTCCAATGGGTGGTCCACATGGCCCCCCTGGACCGCATGGAGGTCCAGGCCCACATGGACCTCCTGGTCCACCAGGGGCACCAATGGGCCCCTACAACCCAGGGCCATACAACCAGGGACCTCCAGGGCCTCA TGGCCCGCCTGCTCCTTACCAGCCTCAGGGATGGGGCAATGGTTACCCACACTGGCAACAGGGACAGCCTGATCCAA ataaagcagcagctgatgcCAATGCAGCAGCATGGGCAGCCTACTATGCCCAGTATGGTCAACAACCACAGGCTCCAATGACCCCAACAAGTGGAGCTCCTGGCACAACTCAAAGCAATGGCCAAG GTGACCCACAGGCTGCTGGTCAGAGTGGACAGGCAGATTACTCCAAGGCCTGGGAGGAATATTACAAGAAAATGG GTCAACAGAGTCAGCAACCTCAGGACTACACCAAAGCCTGGGAGGAGTATTACAAGAAACAAG GTGGACCTAATGAAGTGGCTGAGTGTATTCCAACAACATTAGATCAACTAATGCATCCAGGTTCAGTGACAG GTCAAGCGGCATCtcaggctccagcagctgcagcacctccAGCCTCTCAGCCTGGAGGACAGCCAGACTACAGCGCTGCCTGGGCAGAGTACTACCGCCAGCAAGCAGCATACTATGGCACACCCAACCCTCAATCCATGGGTGCAGCACCACAAGCCCCCCAGGTACACTCCCTATAA
- the fubp1 gene encoding far upstream element-binding protein 1 isoform X11 produces MADYSSVAPPSSSAGGGMNDAFKDALQRARQIAAKIGGDGVAAPSSNEFGYGGQKRPLEDADQPETKKVATSDAFSAIGGMGGPPRSVSEEFKVPDGMVGFIIGRGGEQISRLQQESGCKIQIAPDSGGMPDRSVTLTGLPESIQTAKRLLTEIVEKGRPAPAFNPNDGPGMTVQEIMIPASKAGLVIGKGGETIKSLQERAGVKMVMIQDGPQNTGADKPLRISGEPFKVQQAKEMVMDLIRDQGFREQRGEYGSRVGGDSLDVPVPRFAVGIVIGRNGEMIKKIQNDTGVRIQFKPDDGSTPDRIAQIMGPPNQAQHAADIITDLLRSVQAGGPPGGGRGRGRGQGNWNMGPPGGLQEFTFTVPTVKTGLIIGKGGETIKGISQQSGARIELQRNPPPNSDPSIKMFTVRGSPQQIDYARQLVEEKIGGPVTPMGGPHGPPGPHGGPGPHGPPGPPGAPMGPYNPGPYNQGPPGPHGPPAPYQPQGWGNGYPHWQQGQPDPNKAAADANAAAWAAYYAQYGQQPQAPMTPTSGAPGTTQSNGQGDPQAAGQSGQADYSKAWEEYYKKMGQQSQQPQDYTKAWEEYYKKQGQAASQAPAAAAPPASQPGGQPDYSAAWAEYYRQQAAYYGTPNPQSMGAAPQAPQVHSL; encoded by the exons ATGGCTGACTACAGCAGCGTGGCTCCTCCGTCCTCTAGTGCCGGCGGCGGTATGAACGATGCTTTTAAAGACGCTCTACAGCGAGCACGACAG aTTGCAGCGAAAATAGGCGGTGATGGCGTTGCGGCACCCTCATCCAACGAATTTGGCTATGGAGGCCAGAAAAGGCCCTTGGAGGACGCTG aCCAACCAGAGACCAAGAAAGTGGCAACAAGTGATG CCTTTTCAGCTATAGGAGGAATGGGTGGCCCGCCAAG GTCGGTGTCTGAGGAGTTCAAGGTTCCAGACGGAATGGTTGGATTCA TTATTGGAAGAGGGGGTGAACAAATATCACGATTACAACAGGAATCTGGCTGTAAAATACAAATTGCACCTG ATAGTGGAGGCATGCCGGATAGGTCTGTTACATTAACAGGATTACCTGAATCGATCCA GACTGCAAAGAGGCTTTTGACAGAAATAGTTGAAAAGGGGCGTCCAGCTCCTGCATTTAACCCCAATGATGGCCCGGGAATGACTGTACAGGAGATTATGATCCCTGCCTCTAAAGCCGGACTTGTCATTGGAAAGGGTGGTGAAACTATCAAAAGCCTTCAG GAAAGAGCTGGAGTAAAGATGGTCATGATCCAAGATGGGCCCCAAAACACAGGTGCAGACAAACCTCTCCGAATTTCGGGTGAACCCTTTAAAGTTCAG caaGCCAAGGAGATGGTGATGGATCTCATCAGAGATCAAGGTTTCAGGGAGCAGAGGGGGGAGTATGGTTCAAGAGTTGGAGGAGACAGCCTTGAT GTTCCAGTTCCCCGGTTTGCAGTAGGAATTGTGATTGGTAGAAATGGAGAAATGATCAAGAAGATTCAAAATGACACAGGAGTGAGGATCCAGTTTAAACCAG ATGATGGCAGCACACCAGACAGGATAGCGCAAATCATGGGACCTCCTAATCAGGCTCAGCATGCAGCAGACATCATAACTGATCTGCTAAGAAGTGTACAGGCAGGAGGGcctcctggaggaggcagaggtcgTGGTCGTGGGCAGGGGAACTGGAACATGGGTCCGCCTGGTGGCCTGCAGGAGTTTACATTCACTGTTCCCACTGTGAAGACGGGCCTCATTATAGGAAAAG GTGGTGAGACAATCAAGGGCATCAGTCAGCAGTCTGGAGCAAGGATTGAGTTGCAGAGGAATCCACCACCTAACTCTGATCCCAGTATCAAGATGTTCACAGTTCGTGGCTCTCCTCAGCAGATTGACTATGCCAGACAGCTAGTAGAGGAGAAGATCGGG GGACCAGTTACTCCAATGGGTGGTCCACATGGCCCCCCTGGACCGCATGGAGGTCCAGGCCCACATGGACCTCCTGGTCCACCAGGGGCACCAATGGGCCCCTACAACCCAGGGCCATACAACCAGGGACCTCCAGGGCCTCA TGGCCCGCCTGCTCCTTACCAGCCTCAGGGATGGGGCAATGGTTACCCACACTGGCAACAGGGACAGCCTGATCCAA ataaagcagcagctgatgcCAATGCAGCAGCATGGGCAGCCTACTATGCCCAGTATGGTCAACAACCACAGGCTCCAATGACCCCAACAAGTGGAGCTCCTGGCACAACTCAAAGCAATGGCCAAG GTGACCCACAGGCTGCTGGTCAGAGTGGACAGGCAGATTACTCCAAGGCCTGGGAGGAATATTACAAGAAAATGG GTCAACAGAGTCAGCAACCTCAGGACTACACCAAAGCCTGGGAGGAGTATTACAAGAAACAAG GTCAAGCGGCATCtcaggctccagcagctgcagcacctccAGCCTCTCAGCCTGGAGGACAGCCAGACTACAGCGCTGCCTGGGCAGAGTACTACCGCCAGCAAGCAGCATACTATGGCACACCCAACCCTCAATCCATGGGTGCAGCACCACAAGCCCCCCAGGTACACTCCCTATAA
- the fubp1 gene encoding far upstream element-binding protein 1 isoform X8: MADYSSVAPPSSSAGGGMNDAFKDALQRARQIAAKIGGDGVAAPSSNEFGYGGQKRPLEDAGGYFPMPNLIIDQPETKKVATSDAFSAIGGMGGPPRSVSEEFKVPDGMVGFIIGRGGEQISRLQQESGCKIQIAPDSGGMPDRSVTLTGLPESIQTAKRLLTEIVEKGRPAPAFNPNDGPGMTVQEIMIPASKAGLVIGKGGETIKSLQERAGVKMVMIQDGPQNTGADKPLRISGEPFKVQQAKEMVMDLIRDQGFREQRGEYGSRVGGDSLDVPVPRFAVGIVIGRNGEMIKKIQNDTGVRIQFKPDDGSTPDRIAQIMGPPNQAQHAADIITDLLRSVQAGGPPGGGRGRGRGQGNWNMGPPGGLQEFTFTVPTVKTGLIIGKGGETIKGISQQSGARIELQRNPPPNSDPSIKMFTVRGSPQQIDYARQLVEEKIGGPVTPMGGPHGPPGPHGGPGPHGPPGPPGAPMGPYNPGPYNQGPPGPHGPPAPYQPQGWGNGYPHWQQGQPDPNKAAADANAAAWAAYYAQYGQQPQAPMTPTSGAPGTTQSNGQGQQSQQPQDYTKAWEEYYKKQGQAASQAPAAAAPPASQPGGQPDYSAAWAEYYRQQAAYYGTPNPQSMGAAPQAPQVHSL; this comes from the exons ATGGCTGACTACAGCAGCGTGGCTCCTCCGTCCTCTAGTGCCGGCGGCGGTATGAACGATGCTTTTAAAGACGCTCTACAGCGAGCACGACAG aTTGCAGCGAAAATAGGCGGTGATGGCGTTGCGGCACCCTCATCCAACGAATTTGGCTATGGAGGCCAGAAAAGGCCCTTGGAGGACGCTGGTGGGTATTTTCCCATGCCTAACCTGATTATCG aCCAACCAGAGACCAAGAAAGTGGCAACAAGTGATG CCTTTTCAGCTATAGGAGGAATGGGTGGCCCGCCAAG GTCGGTGTCTGAGGAGTTCAAGGTTCCAGACGGAATGGTTGGATTCA TTATTGGAAGAGGGGGTGAACAAATATCACGATTACAACAGGAATCTGGCTGTAAAATACAAATTGCACCTG ATAGTGGAGGCATGCCGGATAGGTCTGTTACATTAACAGGATTACCTGAATCGATCCA GACTGCAAAGAGGCTTTTGACAGAAATAGTTGAAAAGGGGCGTCCAGCTCCTGCATTTAACCCCAATGATGGCCCGGGAATGACTGTACAGGAGATTATGATCCCTGCCTCTAAAGCCGGACTTGTCATTGGAAAGGGTGGTGAAACTATCAAAAGCCTTCAG GAAAGAGCTGGAGTAAAGATGGTCATGATCCAAGATGGGCCCCAAAACACAGGTGCAGACAAACCTCTCCGAATTTCGGGTGAACCCTTTAAAGTTCAG caaGCCAAGGAGATGGTGATGGATCTCATCAGAGATCAAGGTTTCAGGGAGCAGAGGGGGGAGTATGGTTCAAGAGTTGGAGGAGACAGCCTTGAT GTTCCAGTTCCCCGGTTTGCAGTAGGAATTGTGATTGGTAGAAATGGAGAAATGATCAAGAAGATTCAAAATGACACAGGAGTGAGGATCCAGTTTAAACCAG ATGATGGCAGCACACCAGACAGGATAGCGCAAATCATGGGACCTCCTAATCAGGCTCAGCATGCAGCAGACATCATAACTGATCTGCTAAGAAGTGTACAGGCAGGAGGGcctcctggaggaggcagaggtcgTGGTCGTGGGCAGGGGAACTGGAACATGGGTCCGCCTGGTGGCCTGCAGGAGTTTACATTCACTGTTCCCACTGTGAAGACGGGCCTCATTATAGGAAAAG GTGGTGAGACAATCAAGGGCATCAGTCAGCAGTCTGGAGCAAGGATTGAGTTGCAGAGGAATCCACCACCTAACTCTGATCCCAGTATCAAGATGTTCACAGTTCGTGGCTCTCCTCAGCAGATTGACTATGCCAGACAGCTAGTAGAGGAGAAGATCGGG GGACCAGTTACTCCAATGGGTGGTCCACATGGCCCCCCTGGACCGCATGGAGGTCCAGGCCCACATGGACCTCCTGGTCCACCAGGGGCACCAATGGGCCCCTACAACCCAGGGCCATACAACCAGGGACCTCCAGGGCCTCA TGGCCCGCCTGCTCCTTACCAGCCTCAGGGATGGGGCAATGGTTACCCACACTGGCAACAGGGACAGCCTGATCCAA ataaagcagcagctgatgcCAATGCAGCAGCATGGGCAGCCTACTATGCCCAGTATGGTCAACAACCACAGGCTCCAATGACCCCAACAAGTGGAGCTCCTGGCACAACTCAAAGCAATGGCCAAG GTCAACAGAGTCAGCAACCTCAGGACTACACCAAAGCCTGGGAGGAGTATTACAAGAAACAAG GTCAAGCGGCATCtcaggctccagcagctgcagcacctccAGCCTCTCAGCCTGGAGGACAGCCAGACTACAGCGCTGCCTGGGCAGAGTACTACCGCCAGCAAGCAGCATACTATGGCACACCCAACCCTCAATCCATGGGTGCAGCACCACAAGCCCCCCAGGTACACTCCCTATAA
- the fubp1 gene encoding far upstream element-binding protein 1 isoform X4: MADYSSVAPPSSSAGGGMNDAFKDALQRARQIAAKIGGDGVAAPSSNEFGYGGQKRPLEDAGGYFPMPNLIIDQPETKKVATSDAFSAIGGMGGPPRSVSEEFKVPDGMVGFIIGRGGEQISRLQQESGCKIQIAPDSGGMPDRSVTLTGLPESIQTAKRLLTEIVEKGRPAPAFNPNDGPGMTVQEIMIPASKAGLVIGKGGETIKSLQERAGVKMVMIQDGPQNTGADKPLRISGEPFKVQQAKEMVMDLIRDQGFREQRGEYGSRVGGDSLDVPVPRFAVGIVIGRNGEMIKKIQNDTGVRIQFKPDDGSTPDRIAQIMGPPNQAQHAADIITDLLRSVQAGGPPGGGRGRGRGQGNWNMGPPGGLQEFTFTVPTVKTGLIIGKGGETIKGISQQSGARIELQRNPPPNSDPSIKMFTVRGSPQQIDYARQLVEEKIGGPVTPMGGPHGPPGPHGGPGPHGPPGPPGAPMGPYNPGPYNQGPPGPHGPPAPYQPQGWGNGYPHWQQGQPDPNKAAADANAAAWAAYYAQYGQQPQAPMTPTSGAPGTTQSNGQGDPQAAGQSGQADYSKAWEEYYKKMGQQSQQPQDYTKAWEEYYKKQGQAASQAPAAAAPPASQPGGQPDYSAAWAEYYRQQAAYYGTPNPQSMGAAPQAPQVHSL, translated from the exons ATGGCTGACTACAGCAGCGTGGCTCCTCCGTCCTCTAGTGCCGGCGGCGGTATGAACGATGCTTTTAAAGACGCTCTACAGCGAGCACGACAG aTTGCAGCGAAAATAGGCGGTGATGGCGTTGCGGCACCCTCATCCAACGAATTTGGCTATGGAGGCCAGAAAAGGCCCTTGGAGGACGCTGGTGGGTATTTTCCCATGCCTAACCTGATTATCG aCCAACCAGAGACCAAGAAAGTGGCAACAAGTGATG CCTTTTCAGCTATAGGAGGAATGGGTGGCCCGCCAAG GTCGGTGTCTGAGGAGTTCAAGGTTCCAGACGGAATGGTTGGATTCA TTATTGGAAGAGGGGGTGAACAAATATCACGATTACAACAGGAATCTGGCTGTAAAATACAAATTGCACCTG ATAGTGGAGGCATGCCGGATAGGTCTGTTACATTAACAGGATTACCTGAATCGATCCA GACTGCAAAGAGGCTTTTGACAGAAATAGTTGAAAAGGGGCGTCCAGCTCCTGCATTTAACCCCAATGATGGCCCGGGAATGACTGTACAGGAGATTATGATCCCTGCCTCTAAAGCCGGACTTGTCATTGGAAAGGGTGGTGAAACTATCAAAAGCCTTCAG GAAAGAGCTGGAGTAAAGATGGTCATGATCCAAGATGGGCCCCAAAACACAGGTGCAGACAAACCTCTCCGAATTTCGGGTGAACCCTTTAAAGTTCAG caaGCCAAGGAGATGGTGATGGATCTCATCAGAGATCAAGGTTTCAGGGAGCAGAGGGGGGAGTATGGTTCAAGAGTTGGAGGAGACAGCCTTGAT GTTCCAGTTCCCCGGTTTGCAGTAGGAATTGTGATTGGTAGAAATGGAGAAATGATCAAGAAGATTCAAAATGACACAGGAGTGAGGATCCAGTTTAAACCAG ATGATGGCAGCACACCAGACAGGATAGCGCAAATCATGGGACCTCCTAATCAGGCTCAGCATGCAGCAGACATCATAACTGATCTGCTAAGAAGTGTACAGGCAGGAGGGcctcctggaggaggcagaggtcgTGGTCGTGGGCAGGGGAACTGGAACATGGGTCCGCCTGGTGGCCTGCAGGAGTTTACATTCACTGTTCCCACTGTGAAGACGGGCCTCATTATAGGAAAAG GTGGTGAGACAATCAAGGGCATCAGTCAGCAGTCTGGAGCAAGGATTGAGTTGCAGAGGAATCCACCACCTAACTCTGATCCCAGTATCAAGATGTTCACAGTTCGTGGCTCTCCTCAGCAGATTGACTATGCCAGACAGCTAGTAGAGGAGAAGATCGGG GGACCAGTTACTCCAATGGGTGGTCCACATGGCCCCCCTGGACCGCATGGAGGTCCAGGCCCACATGGACCTCCTGGTCCACCAGGGGCACCAATGGGCCCCTACAACCCAGGGCCATACAACCAGGGACCTCCAGGGCCTCA TGGCCCGCCTGCTCCTTACCAGCCTCAGGGATGGGGCAATGGTTACCCACACTGGCAACAGGGACAGCCTGATCCAA ataaagcagcagctgatgcCAATGCAGCAGCATGGGCAGCCTACTATGCCCAGTATGGTCAACAACCACAGGCTCCAATGACCCCAACAAGTGGAGCTCCTGGCACAACTCAAAGCAATGGCCAAG GTGACCCACAGGCTGCTGGTCAGAGTGGACAGGCAGATTACTCCAAGGCCTGGGAGGAATATTACAAGAAAATGG GTCAACAGAGTCAGCAACCTCAGGACTACACCAAAGCCTGGGAGGAGTATTACAAGAAACAAG GTCAAGCGGCATCtcaggctccagcagctgcagcacctccAGCCTCTCAGCCTGGAGGACAGCCAGACTACAGCGCTGCCTGGGCAGAGTACTACCGCCAGCAAGCAGCATACTATGGCACACCCAACCCTCAATCCATGGGTGCAGCACCACAAGCCCCCCAGGTACACTCCCTATAA